A stretch of the Ornithodoros turicata isolate Travis chromosome 4, ASM3712646v1, whole genome shotgun sequence genome encodes the following:
- the LOC135390886 gene encoding probable maltase-glucoamylase 2 isoform X2 — protein sequence MADEKWTQVAFIIAIMAGMYVYNRRATSPYDFEPPPEERIPCPTVPSMLDSKNDCEMSLCLWKESDPPFPRCFLPKNLYGYQLVDDAVPRLHGDMSSIAFNLTFNGNIYSPYVENVISTATFQLIRYGDNIVRFKISSATEARYEVPVDLELSGRTGNVVVPTYDFGVGRTTENYFTFTITRKSTGTKIIDTSIGGLVLTNQFLQFVTYVPSTEVYGLGENNHKTLRQKFDFKTFSLFARDEPSTTGRNLYGVHPFYMCLEKGGKAHGVLFLNSNAMEYTFLSAPAIRFATIGGILDFIVFIGNNPNHVLELYTSVIGRPSMPPYWALGFQLSNMNYGNLENLKKVIARNRDAEIPVDAYHLDVEYMNNYTGFTVDPVNFEGLEQFMKQETRDKGLKFVIKMVPAVLGNLKGYDVFDSGCKKEVFITWPPIIDVEQRSNPGGIDPSTDIMFGQLWRPAPVAFIDFFKNSTASWWKTHLENFRKKLPFSGVWLSMNEPSDLSRSSKARAECKVKLPDGTCWHLRCPRTIYDDPLYPTGAVTIYGPESRLRDHTLCMIARQGNDGRFLHYDVHNLYGWSQARATYRALHTLSSERVLILSRSTYPSSGRYGGHWMGDDTSRWWEMQRSIVGMLEFNMFGIPYVGANICGYRGTPTEELCLRWMQLGAFYPFSRNHKHVAPPDQDPAVFSPEAVAVMRSALQVRYSLLPFLYTLFYKAHTKGATVVRPLFHEYPNDTQTFGIDTQFMWGSSLLISPLLEERQTYMSFYIPAGMWYGWYNVSTHPSIVQVSTWC from the exons TGTTAGACAGTAAAAACGACTGTGAAATGTCCTTGTGCCTGTGGAAAGAATCGGACCCGCCGTTTCCGAGGTGTTTCCTCCCAAAGAATCTTTACGGCTATCAACTGGTAGATGATGCAGTACCCAGGTTACACGGAGACATGAGCTCCATCGCCTTCAATCTCACCTTCAACGGGAACATCTACAGTCCGTACGTAGAGAACGTCATCAGTACCGCCACCTTCCAGCTTATTCGATACGGAGACAACATTGTGCGCTTCAAG ATAAGCAGCGCCACGGAGGCGCGATACGAGGTACCCGTTGACCTCGAACTATCTGGGCGGACAGGAAATGTGGTGGTTCCGACGTACGACTTCGGGGTTGGGCGAACAACTGAGAACTACTTCACCTTCACCATTACAAGGAAGAGCACCGGCACCAAGAT TATCGACACAAGTATTGGAGGCCTGGTGCTCACAAACCAGTTCCTGCAATTCGTAACTTACGTTCCGAGCACGGAAGTATACGGACTGGGAGAGAACAACCACAAGACTCTGAGACAGAAGTTTGATTTCAAGACCTTCTCTCTGTTTGCCCGCGATGAACCGTCAACG aCAGGACGTAATCTGTACGGAGTCCACCCATTCTACATGTGTCTCGAAAAAGGCGGCAAAGCGCACGGTGTCCTTTTCCTCAACAGTAACGCCATGG AGTACACTTTTCTGTCGGCTCCCGCAATACGATTCGCGACAATTGGAGGCATTCTTGACTTCATCGTGTTCATCGGAAACAACCCGAATCATGTGTTAGAGCTCTACACTAGT GTAATCGGTCGGCCGTCGATGCCGCCATATTGGGCACTGGGCTTTCAACTGTCCAACATGAACTACGGGAACTTGGaaaacttgaagaaagtgatcGCTCGAAACCGGGACGCAGAAATACCTGTG GATGCTTATCACTTGGACGTGGAATACATGAACAACTACACGGGTTTTACCGTCGACCCTGTCAACTTcgagggattggaacagttcaTGAAACAGGAGACACGTGACAAGGGTCTCAAGTTCGTCATCAAAATG GTTCCAGCTGTTTTGGGCAACCTGAAAGGCTACGACGTCTTCGACAGCGGTTGCAAAAAGGAAGTGTTCATCACCTGGCCCCCAATTATAGACGTGGAGCAGCGAAGCAATCCAGGCGGCATCGATCCAAGCACCGATATCATGTTCGGGCAG TTGTGGCGTCCGGCACCCGTTGCTTTCATCGACTTTTTCAAGAACAGCACAGCGTCTTGGTGGAAGACGCATTTGGAGAACTTCAGAAAGAAGCTACCCTTTAGTGGAGTTTGGCTG AGCATGAACGAGCCTTCCGACCTCAGTAGGAGTAGCAAAGCACGCGCCGAGTGCAAGGTTAAGCTACCAGATGGCACTTGTTGGCACCTGCGCTGTCCGAGGACTATCTACGATGACCCCCTCTATCCCACAG GTGCGGTGACCATTTACGGACCCGAATCTCGGCTACGAGATCACACCCTGTGCATGATCGCTCGCCAGGGGAACGATGGACGGTTCCTTCACTATGACGTCCATAACCTGTATGGCTGGAGCCAAGCACGCGCTACATACAG GGCCTTGCATACATTATCGAGTGAGAGGGTGCTGATACTAAGTCGGTCGACATATCCCTCGAGCGGGAGATATGGTGGACATTGGATGGGCGACGACACCAGCCGATGGTGGGAGATGCAGAGGTCCATCGTTG GCATGTTAGAGTTCAACATGTTCGGAATACCTTAC GTTGGAGCGAACATCTGTGGTTATCGCGGGACACCGACCGAAGAACTCTGTCTTCGATGGATGCAACTTGGAGCATTCTATCCTTTCAGCAGAAATCATAAACACGTTGCACCACCG GACCAGGACCCAGCCGTGTTCAGCCCAGAAGCTGTTGCGGTTATGCGTTCTGCCCTGCAAGTCCGTTACAGCTTGCTGCCGTTCCTGTACACCCTGTTCTACAAGGCCCACACGAAGGGAGCCACCGTCGTACGACCGCTGTTTCACGA GTACCCAAATGACACCCAGACCTTCGGCATCGACACCCAGTTCATGTGGGGAAGCTCGCTCTTGATATCACCGCTGCTCGAAGAA AGACAGACATACATGTCATTCTACATCCCAGCTGGAATGTGGTATGGCTGGTATAATGTAAG TACACACCCTTCTATAGTACAGGTGAGTACATGGTGCTAA
- the LOC135390886 gene encoding sucrase-isomaltase, intestinal-like isoform X1, giving the protein MADEKWTQVAFIIAIMAGMYVYNRRATSPYDFEPPPEERIPCPTVPSMLDSKNDCEMSLCLWKESDPPFPRCFLPKNLYGYQLVDDAVPRLHGDMSSIAFNLTFNGNIYSPYVENVISTATFQLIRYGDNIVRFKISSATEARYEVPVDLELSGRTGNVVVPTYDFGVGRTTENYFTFTITRKSTGTKIIDTSIGGLVLTNQFLQFVTYVPSTEVYGLGENNHKTLRQKFDFKTFSLFARDEPSTTGRNLYGVHPFYMCLEKGGKAHGVLFLNSNAMEYTFLSAPAIRFATIGGILDFIVFIGNNPNHVLELYTSVIGRPSMPPYWALGFQLSNMNYGNLENLKKVIARNRDAEIPVDAYHLDVEYMNNYTGFTVDPVNFEGLEQFMKQETRDKGLKFVIKMVPAVLGNLKGYDVFDSGCKKEVFITWPPIIDVEQRSNPGGIDPSTDIMFGQLWRPAPVAFIDFFKNSTASWWKTHLENFRKKLPFSGVWLSMNEPSDLSRSSKARAECKVKLPDGTCWHLRCPRTIYDDPLYPTGAVTIYGPESRLRDHTLCMIARQGNDGRFLHYDVHNLYGWSQARATYRALHTLSSERVLILSRSTYPSSGRYGGHWMGDDTSRWWEMQRSIVGMLEFNMFGIPYVGANICGYRGTPTEELCLRWMQLGAFYPFSRNHKHVAPPDQDPAVFSPEAVAVMRSALQVRYSLLPFLYTLFYKAHTKGATVVRPLFHEYPNDTQTFGIDTQFMWGSSLLISPLLEERQTYMSFYIPAGMWYGWYNYTPFYSTGEYMVLNSITLDTPTPLYARGGSVIPTQKLNLNTAERLGKPFTLIVFPEDRKAQGELFWDDGVTFKSIEHGAYNLYSFTVRSCHLIITVEHASDKAPGVVIDKIIVVSATIAKDLYINGAKKSSAIRKINEHAMEFNVLLNLQDLKSLDDQIEISWQMADEQCVM; this is encoded by the exons TGTTAGACAGTAAAAACGACTGTGAAATGTCCTTGTGCCTGTGGAAAGAATCGGACCCGCCGTTTCCGAGGTGTTTCCTCCCAAAGAATCTTTACGGCTATCAACTGGTAGATGATGCAGTACCCAGGTTACACGGAGACATGAGCTCCATCGCCTTCAATCTCACCTTCAACGGGAACATCTACAGTCCGTACGTAGAGAACGTCATCAGTACCGCCACCTTCCAGCTTATTCGATACGGAGACAACATTGTGCGCTTCAAG ATAAGCAGCGCCACGGAGGCGCGATACGAGGTACCCGTTGACCTCGAACTATCTGGGCGGACAGGAAATGTGGTGGTTCCGACGTACGACTTCGGGGTTGGGCGAACAACTGAGAACTACTTCACCTTCACCATTACAAGGAAGAGCACCGGCACCAAGAT TATCGACACAAGTATTGGAGGCCTGGTGCTCACAAACCAGTTCCTGCAATTCGTAACTTACGTTCCGAGCACGGAAGTATACGGACTGGGAGAGAACAACCACAAGACTCTGAGACAGAAGTTTGATTTCAAGACCTTCTCTCTGTTTGCCCGCGATGAACCGTCAACG aCAGGACGTAATCTGTACGGAGTCCACCCATTCTACATGTGTCTCGAAAAAGGCGGCAAAGCGCACGGTGTCCTTTTCCTCAACAGTAACGCCATGG AGTACACTTTTCTGTCGGCTCCCGCAATACGATTCGCGACAATTGGAGGCATTCTTGACTTCATCGTGTTCATCGGAAACAACCCGAATCATGTGTTAGAGCTCTACACTAGT GTAATCGGTCGGCCGTCGATGCCGCCATATTGGGCACTGGGCTTTCAACTGTCCAACATGAACTACGGGAACTTGGaaaacttgaagaaagtgatcGCTCGAAACCGGGACGCAGAAATACCTGTG GATGCTTATCACTTGGACGTGGAATACATGAACAACTACACGGGTTTTACCGTCGACCCTGTCAACTTcgagggattggaacagttcaTGAAACAGGAGACACGTGACAAGGGTCTCAAGTTCGTCATCAAAATG GTTCCAGCTGTTTTGGGCAACCTGAAAGGCTACGACGTCTTCGACAGCGGTTGCAAAAAGGAAGTGTTCATCACCTGGCCCCCAATTATAGACGTGGAGCAGCGAAGCAATCCAGGCGGCATCGATCCAAGCACCGATATCATGTTCGGGCAG TTGTGGCGTCCGGCACCCGTTGCTTTCATCGACTTTTTCAAGAACAGCACAGCGTCTTGGTGGAAGACGCATTTGGAGAACTTCAGAAAGAAGCTACCCTTTAGTGGAGTTTGGCTG AGCATGAACGAGCCTTCCGACCTCAGTAGGAGTAGCAAAGCACGCGCCGAGTGCAAGGTTAAGCTACCAGATGGCACTTGTTGGCACCTGCGCTGTCCGAGGACTATCTACGATGACCCCCTCTATCCCACAG GTGCGGTGACCATTTACGGACCCGAATCTCGGCTACGAGATCACACCCTGTGCATGATCGCTCGCCAGGGGAACGATGGACGGTTCCTTCACTATGACGTCCATAACCTGTATGGCTGGAGCCAAGCACGCGCTACATACAG GGCCTTGCATACATTATCGAGTGAGAGGGTGCTGATACTAAGTCGGTCGACATATCCCTCGAGCGGGAGATATGGTGGACATTGGATGGGCGACGACACCAGCCGATGGTGGGAGATGCAGAGGTCCATCGTTG GCATGTTAGAGTTCAACATGTTCGGAATACCTTAC GTTGGAGCGAACATCTGTGGTTATCGCGGGACACCGACCGAAGAACTCTGTCTTCGATGGATGCAACTTGGAGCATTCTATCCTTTCAGCAGAAATCATAAACACGTTGCACCACCG GACCAGGACCCAGCCGTGTTCAGCCCAGAAGCTGTTGCGGTTATGCGTTCTGCCCTGCAAGTCCGTTACAGCTTGCTGCCGTTCCTGTACACCCTGTTCTACAAGGCCCACACGAAGGGAGCCACCGTCGTACGACCGCTGTTTCACGA GTACCCAAATGACACCCAGACCTTCGGCATCGACACCCAGTTCATGTGGGGAAGCTCGCTCTTGATATCACCGCTGCTCGAAGAA AGACAGACATACATGTCATTCTACATCCCAGCTGGAATGTGGTATGGCTGGTATAAT TACACACCCTTCTATAGTACAGGTGAGTACATGGTGCTAAATTCCATCACCCTGGATACACCGACGCCTTTGTACGCTCGCGGCGGTTCCGTCATCCCTACCCAAAAGCTGAACCTCAATACCGCCGAAAG GCTGGGCAAACCTTTCACTCTCATCGTATTCCCAGAGGATAGAAAAGCACAAGGGGAACTTTTCTGGGACGACGGTGTAACCTTTA AGTCGATCGAGCATGGTGCGTACAACCTGTACTCTTTCACCGTTAGATCT TGTCACCTGATAATAACGGTGGAGCACGCATCGGACAAGGCACCCGGCGTCGTCATCGACAAAATTATTGTCGTCAGCGCCACCATAGCGAAGGACCTTTACATCAACGGGGCTAAGAAGTCATCCGCGATTCGAAAGATCAACGAGCAC GCGATGGAATTCAACGTGCTCCTGAACCTGCAAGACCTCAAGTCGCTGGATGACCAGATAGAGATCTCCTGGCAGATGGCCGACGAACAGTGCGTCATGTAA